One window from the genome of Enterobacter asburiae encodes:
- the proX gene encoding glycine betaine/L-proline ABC transporter substrate-binding protein ProX, with product MRHNVLFATAFATLVSTSAFAADLPGKGITVQPVQSTISEESFQTLIVSRALEKLGYTVNTPSEVDYNVGYTSIASGDATFTAVNWQPLHDDMYAAAGGDKKFYREGTFVTGAAQGYLIDKKTADKYHITNIEQLKDPKIARLFDTNGDGKADMMGCSPGWGCEAVINHQNKAFDLAKTVDVSHGNYSAMMADTIARFKEGKPVIYYTWTPYWVSDVLKPGKDVVWLQVPFSSLPGEQKDIDTKLPNGMNYGFPVNTMHIVANKAWAEKNPAAAKLFSVMKLPLADINAQNAMMHAGKSSEADVKGHVDGWIKAHQQQFDGWVKEALAAQK from the coding sequence ATGCGACATAACGTACTTTTTGCTACCGCGTTTGCCACCCTTGTCTCCACCAGCGCGTTTGCGGCAGACCTGCCGGGCAAAGGCATTACCGTGCAGCCGGTGCAGAGCACCATTTCGGAAGAGAGCTTCCAGACCCTGATCGTCAGCCGCGCGCTGGAGAAGCTGGGCTATACGGTCAATACGCCGAGCGAAGTGGATTACAACGTGGGCTACACGTCGATTGCCTCCGGTGACGCCACCTTTACCGCGGTGAACTGGCAGCCGCTGCACGACGACATGTATGCCGCCGCCGGAGGCGACAAGAAGTTCTATCGCGAAGGGACCTTCGTGACGGGTGCCGCGCAGGGGTATCTGATCGACAAGAAAACCGCCGATAAGTACCACATCACCAACATTGAACAGCTGAAAGATCCGAAGATCGCCAGGCTGTTCGACACCAACGGCGACGGCAAGGCTGACATGATGGGCTGCTCGCCGGGCTGGGGCTGTGAAGCGGTGATTAACCACCAGAACAAAGCCTTCGATCTGGCGAAAACGGTCGACGTGAGCCATGGCAACTATTCTGCGATGATGGCCGACACCATTGCCCGCTTCAAAGAGGGTAAACCGGTGATCTACTACACCTGGACGCCATACTGGGTGAGCGACGTGCTGAAGCCGGGTAAAGACGTGGTGTGGCTGCAGGTGCCGTTCTCCTCCCTGCCGGGCGAGCAGAAAGATATCGACACCAAACTGCCGAACGGCATGAACTACGGCTTCCCGGTGAACACCATGCATATCGTGGCCAACAAAGCCTGGGCGGAGAAAAACCCGGCGGCGGCGAAGCTATTCTCGGTGATGAAGCTGCCGCTGGCGGACATCAATGCCCAGAACGCGATGATGCATGCGGGCAAATCGTCTGAAGCGGATGTGAAAGGCCACGTGGACGGCTGGATCAAAGCCCACCAGCAGCAGTTTGACGGCTGGGTGAAAGAGGCGCTTGCGGCGCAGAAGTAA
- the proW gene encoding glycine betaine/L-proline ABC transporter permease ProW, with protein MTDQSNPWGTTEAADSAAQPADAWGSTPAPADGGGAADWLNSAPAPAPEHFNIMDPFHKTLIPLDNWVTEGIDWVVTHFRPVFQGIRVPVDYILNGFQQLMLGMPAPVAIILFSLIAWQFGSAGMGIATLISLIAIGAIGAWSQAMITLALVLTALLFCIVIGLPMGIWLARSPRAAKIIRPLLDAMQTTPAFVYLVPIVMLFGIGNVPGVVVTIIFALPPIIRLTILGINQVPADLIEASRSFGASPRQMLFKVQLPLAMPTIMAGVNQTLMLALSMVVIASMIAVGGLGQMVLRGIGRLDMGLATVGGVGIVILAIILDRLTQAVGRDSRSRGNRRWYTTGPVGLLTRPFTKSK; from the coding sequence ATGACCGATCAATCTAACCCGTGGGGCACCACTGAGGCAGCGGACAGCGCTGCGCAACCCGCCGACGCGTGGGGTTCCACGCCCGCTCCTGCCGATGGCGGCGGCGCGGCAGACTGGCTGAACAGCGCACCCGCGCCTGCGCCAGAACACTTCAACATCATGGATCCGTTCCATAAAACGCTAATCCCGCTGGACAACTGGGTTACGGAGGGGATCGACTGGGTGGTCACGCACTTCCGTCCGGTCTTCCAGGGGATCCGCGTCCCGGTGGATTACATCCTGAACGGCTTCCAGCAGCTGATGCTGGGGATGCCGGCACCGGTGGCGATTATCCTGTTCTCCCTGATCGCCTGGCAGTTCGGTAGCGCAGGGATGGGGATCGCCACGCTGATCTCCCTGATCGCTATCGGCGCGATTGGCGCGTGGTCGCAGGCGATGATCACCCTGGCGCTGGTGCTGACCGCCCTGCTCTTTTGCATTGTCATCGGCTTACCGATGGGGATCTGGCTGGCGCGCAGCCCGCGGGCGGCGAAGATTATTCGCCCGCTGCTGGATGCGATGCAGACCACCCCGGCGTTCGTCTATCTGGTGCCTATCGTGATGCTGTTCGGCATCGGCAACGTGCCGGGCGTGGTGGTGACCATTATCTTCGCCCTGCCGCCGATTATTCGTCTGACCATTCTGGGGATCAACCAGGTGCCTGCGGACCTGATCGAAGCGTCACGCTCGTTCGGCGCCAGCCCGCGCCAGATGCTGTTTAAAGTTCAGCTCCCGCTGGCGATGCCGACCATCATGGCGGGCGTTAACCAGACGCTGATGCTGGCCCTGTCGATGGTGGTGATCGCCTCGATGATCGCCGTTGGCGGTCTGGGTCAGATGGTGCTGCGCGGCATTGGCCGTCTCGACATGGGGCTGGCCACCGTCGGGGGCGTCGGGATTGTGATCCTCGCCATTATTCTTGACCGCCTGACCCAGGCCGTCGGTCGTGATTCACGCAGTCGCGGCAACCGTCGCTGGTATACCACTGGCCCTGTCGGGTTACTCACCCGCCCTTTCACCAAATCAAAATAA
- the proV gene encoding glycine betaine/L-proline ABC transporter ATP-binding protein ProV: MAIKLEVKNLYKVFGEHPQRAFKYIEKGLTKEQILEKTGLSLGVKDASLAIEEGEIFVIMGLSGSGKSTMVRLLNRLIEPTRGQVLIDGVDIARISDAELREVRRKKIAMVFQSFALMPHMTVLDNTAFGMELAGTPAQERQEKALDALHQVGLENYAHAYPDELSGGMRQRVGLARALAINPDILLMDEAFSALDPLIRTEMQDELVKLQAKHQRTIVFISHDLDEAMRIGDRIAIMQNGEVVQVGTPDEILNNPANDYVRTFFRGVDISQVFSAKDIARRTPNGIIRKTPGFGPRSALKLLQDEDREYGYLVERGNKFVGIVSIDSLKTALTENQGIDAALIDAPLAVDAETPLSELLSHVGQAPCAVPVVGEEQQYVGIISKRMLLQALDREGANNDRSI; this comes from the coding sequence ATGGCAATTAAATTAGAAGTGAAAAATCTTTATAAAGTATTTGGCGAGCACCCGCAGCGCGCATTCAAATATATTGAGAAAGGCCTTACGAAAGAGCAAATTCTGGAAAAAACCGGGCTATCGCTTGGCGTTAAAGACGCCAGTCTGGCCATTGAAGAAGGCGAGATTTTTGTCATCATGGGATTATCCGGTTCGGGTAAATCCACTATGGTTCGCCTTCTCAATCGCCTGATTGAACCCACCCGCGGACAGGTACTGATTGACGGCGTGGATATCGCCAGAATATCAGACGCAGAGCTTCGCGAGGTGCGCAGAAAGAAGATCGCAATGGTGTTCCAGTCATTCGCGCTGATGCCGCACATGACGGTGCTGGATAATACCGCTTTCGGCATGGAATTAGCCGGCACGCCGGCTCAGGAACGTCAGGAAAAAGCCCTTGATGCCCTGCATCAGGTCGGGCTGGAAAATTATGCGCATGCGTACCCGGATGAACTTTCCGGCGGTATGCGTCAGCGCGTGGGATTAGCCCGTGCATTAGCCATTAATCCAGACATATTATTAATGGATGAAGCCTTCTCCGCCCTCGATCCGTTAATTCGCACCGAGATGCAGGATGAGCTGGTAAAATTACAGGCTAAACATCAGCGAACGATTGTCTTTATTTCCCACGATCTGGATGAAGCCATGCGTATTGGCGACCGTATTGCCATTATGCAAAACGGTGAAGTGGTGCAGGTCGGCACGCCGGATGAAATTCTCAATAATCCGGCGAACGATTATGTCCGCACCTTCTTCCGCGGCGTGGATATTAGCCAGGTCTTTAGCGCCAAAGATATTGCCCGTCGAACGCCAAACGGCATTATCCGTAAAACGCCAGGCTTCGGCCCGCGCTCGGCGCTGAAGCTGCTGCAGGACGAAGACCGTGAATACGGATATCTGGTTGAACGCGGCAATAAATTTGTTGGCATTGTCTCCATCGACTCCCTGAAAACGGCTCTCACTGAGAACCAGGGAATCGATGCGGCGTTAATTGACGCTCCGCTTGCCGTGGACGCCGAAACGCCGCTCAGCGAGTTGCTCTCCCACGTGGGCCAGGCGCCGTGCGCCGTACCGGTCGTCGGTGAGGAACAACAGTACGTCGGCATCATCTCAAAACGGATGCTGCTGCAGGCTTTAGATCGCGAGGGGGCAAACAATGACCGATCAATCTAA
- the nrdF gene encoding class 1b ribonucleoside-diphosphate reductase subunit beta, whose amino-acid sequence MKLSRVSAVNWNKIQDDKDLEVWNRLTSNFWLPEKVPLSNDITAWQTLGHAEQQLTIRVFTGLTLLDTIQNTVGAPALMSDALTPHEEAVMSNISFMEAVHARSYSSIFSTLCQTKDVDAAYAWSEESESLQRKAELVLAYYRADEPLKKKIASVFLESFLFYSGFWLPMYWSSRGKLTNTADLIRLIIRDEAVHGYYIGYKYQKGLEKVSEAKREELKGFALDLLMDLYDNELSYTEELYAGTGWEDDVKAFLCYNANKALMNLGYDALFPPEMAEVNPAILAALSPNADENHDFFSGSGSSYVMGKAVETEDEDWDF is encoded by the coding sequence ATGAAACTGTCACGCGTGAGTGCCGTTAACTGGAACAAAATCCAGGACGACAAAGACCTGGAGGTGTGGAACCGCCTGACCAGCAACTTCTGGCTGCCGGAAAAGGTGCCGCTCTCCAACGATATTACGGCCTGGCAAACGCTCGGCCACGCCGAGCAGCAGCTGACGATCCGCGTCTTTACCGGCCTGACGCTGCTGGACACCATTCAGAATACCGTCGGCGCCCCCGCGCTGATGAGCGACGCGCTAACGCCGCACGAAGAGGCAGTGATGTCGAACATCAGCTTTATGGAGGCGGTGCATGCCCGCTCCTACAGCTCGATTTTCTCCACCCTGTGCCAGACCAAAGACGTGGACGCAGCCTACGCCTGGAGCGAAGAGAGCGAGTCACTACAGAGAAAGGCGGAGCTGGTGCTGGCGTATTACCGGGCCGACGAGCCGCTGAAGAAGAAGATCGCCAGCGTGTTCCTGGAATCCTTCCTCTTCTATTCCGGCTTCTGGCTGCCCATGTACTGGTCGAGCCGGGGGAAGCTCACCAACACCGCCGATTTAATTCGGCTTATCATTCGGGATGAAGCGGTGCACGGGTATTACATCGGCTATAAGTATCAGAAAGGGCTGGAGAAAGTCAGCGAGGCGAAGCGCGAAGAGCTTAAAGGCTTCGCGCTCGATTTGCTGATGGATCTGTACGACAACGAGCTGAGCTATACCGAAGAACTCTACGCCGGCACCGGCTGGGAGGACGACGTGAAGGCCTTCCTCTGCTACAACGCCAACAAGGCGCTGATGAACCTGGGTTACGACGCGCTGTTCCCGCCGGAGATGGCGGAGGTGAACCCGGCTATTCTGGCCGCGCTGTCGCCCAATGCCGACGAAAACCACGATTTCTTCTCGGGCTCGGGCTCATCGTACGTGATGGGCAAAGCGGTAGAAACCGAGGACGAAGACTGGGATTTTTAA